TTGCAAGCGGGCATCTTGGGATAAAACGTTTCTTTGCCCTCGACGAGCAGGCGTATCACGAGGCGGCTCTTTCAGCGAAGACAAAGGAACTGATGGGGCTCACCGCTTCGATGGTACTCAGGTGCAACGATTGTATCGCCTATCACCTCGGAAAGTGCCACGAAGCGGGTGTAACGAAAGAAGAGTTTTACGAAGCTTTCAACGTGGCCCTGATAGTCAGCGGATCGATCGTGATTCCGCATCTGAGAATCGCCGCTGAGAAGATGGAAGCTCTATTTGACTGAGGAATG
The window above is part of the Candidatus Latescibacterota bacterium genome. Proteins encoded here:
- a CDS encoding carboxymuconolactone decarboxylase family protein, which encodes MADKWKKKFIAERNRLNDLVFASGHLGIKRFFALDEQAYHEAALSAKTKELMGLTASMVLRCNDCIAYHLGKCHEAGVTKEEFYEAFNVALIVSGSIVIPHLRIAAEKMEALFD